A single genomic interval of Halostella salina harbors:
- a CDS encoding type II secretion system protein — translation MLTGLCRALARLSPADPSPSEELRRSLGFLDADVSAETVVDAGYGAALVVAAVGVVAAAFVPESLFPAVAVCTLAFALGTAHAVHRGPVVAAAARRTAALGDAPGIVGRAVLRMRITPAAETATAFAARTGRGPLARSLRDHVRAAEGTPRTGLAGFADEWDEWFPALARSTHLLLAAAAAPAGERSRTLDRALTAVLDGTRDRMAAFASDVRAPATALYAFGVLLPLSLVAAVPAASVAGLPVTLPLFAFVYDCLLPVGLLGVSGWLLLRRPVAFPPPVVSRSHPDVPTRRWPPLAAGGGAGVLTAVASVALLPGWTAPVAGVGVGVGVTLVAWYQPIVAVREHVRAVEAGLVDALYLVGRRVAEGAAAESAVARASEEVGGEMGDVLAGATRRQRQLGVGVRESFLGEYGALADVPSPRVRSAAALLALAASEGKPAGSAVVATADHVEELRTVEREARHDLSRVTGTLGHTAALFGPLVAGVTVALAGGIGGTEFGEPALPPAGLGVAVGAYVLLLAAILSALGAGLEAGLDRPLVGYRVGLALCAATPTFLGAFAVARLLV, via the coding sequence ATGCTGACGGGGCTGTGCCGCGCGCTCGCTCGCCTGTCGCCCGCCGACCCGTCCCCGAGCGAGGAACTCCGGCGCTCGCTCGGCTTTCTCGACGCGGACGTGTCGGCCGAAACCGTCGTCGACGCGGGCTACGGCGCGGCGTTGGTCGTCGCAGCGGTCGGCGTCGTCGCCGCGGCGTTCGTCCCGGAATCCCTGTTTCCGGCGGTCGCGGTCTGCACGCTCGCGTTCGCCCTCGGAACCGCCCACGCGGTCCACCGCGGGCCGGTCGTCGCGGCCGCGGCGCGACGGACGGCGGCGCTCGGCGATGCCCCGGGGATCGTCGGCCGGGCCGTGTTGCGGATGCGGATCACGCCCGCCGCGGAGACTGCGACGGCCTTCGCCGCGCGGACCGGCCGCGGGCCGCTGGCGCGGAGCCTCCGCGACCACGTCCGCGCCGCCGAGGGGACGCCGAGAACGGGACTGGCCGGCTTCGCCGACGAGTGGGACGAGTGGTTCCCCGCGCTGGCGCGGTCGACCCACCTGCTGCTGGCGGCCGCGGCCGCCCCGGCTGGCGAGCGGTCACGGACGCTGGACCGCGCGCTGACGGCTGTCCTCGACGGGACGCGCGACCGGATGGCCGCGTTCGCCAGCGACGTGCGTGCGCCGGCCACCGCGCTGTACGCGTTCGGCGTCCTCCTCCCGCTCTCGCTGGTCGCCGCGGTGCCCGCCGCGAGCGTCGCTGGGCTGCCGGTCACCCTCCCGCTGTTCGCGTTCGTGTACGACTGCCTGCTGCCGGTCGGGCTCCTCGGCGTCAGCGGCTGGCTGCTGCTCCGCCGGCCGGTCGCGTTCCCGCCGCCGGTCGTCTCGCGGTCGCATCCGGACGTTCCCACCCGTCGGTGGCCGCCGCTTGCCGCCGGCGGCGGGGCCGGCGTGCTCACGGCGGTTGCGAGCGTCGCGCTGCTACCCGGCTGGACTGCCCCCGTCGCTGGGGTCGGCGTTGGCGTCGGGGTCACACTCGTCGCGTGGTACCAGCCGATCGTCGCCGTGAGGGAGCACGTCCGGGCCGTCGAGGCCGGACTGGTCGACGCGCTCTACCTCGTCGGGCGACGCGTCGCGGAGGGCGCGGCCGCCGAGTCGGCGGTTGCCCGGGCGAGCGAGGAGGTCGGCGGCGAGATGGGCGACGTGCTCGCCGGCGCGACCCGCCGCCAGCGACAGTTAGGCGTCGGCGTTCGAGAGTCGTTCCTCGGTGAGTACGGCGCGCTGGCTGACGTGCCGAGCCCCCGCGTCCGGAGCGCCGCCGCGTTGCTCGCGCTGGCCGCGAGCGAAGGGAAGCCCGCAGGGAGCGCGGTCGTCGCCACCGCGGACCACGTCGAGGAGCTGCGGACGGTCGAGCGGGAGGCACGGCACGACCTCTCGCGTGTCACCGGGACGCTCGGCCACACTGCCGCCCTCTTCGGCCCGCTCGTCGCGGGCGTCACCGTGGCGCTCGCCGGGGGAATCGGCGGCACGGAGTTCGGCGAGCCGGCGCTCCCGCCGGCAGGCCTCGGGGTCGCCGTCGGCGCGTACGTGCTCCTGCTCGCCGCGATCCTCTCGGCGCTCGGGGCGGGACTCGAAGCCGGGCTCGACCGGCCGCTGGTCGGCTACCGCGTCGGACTGGCGCTCTGTGCCGCGACGCCGACGTTCCTCGGCGCGTTCGCCGTCGCCCGGCTGCTGGTCTGA
- a CDS encoding DUF7283 family protein codes for MFDAPVDAWYLTVGVALAGMAFAGVAADLPTRAPPDATAAAETVDAVAASEFAATAEQPVSADAVRLGPHRIALRNAGGTGRATFTYGPVTPVADGTLLWEVAQGADPEHVFESPADFAAAATDARDRDPDWHSADDRIVVRTVSWGEKRVTLVDA; via the coding sequence ATGTTCGACGCGCCAGTAGACGCGTGGTATCTCACCGTCGGCGTCGCGCTGGCCGGCATGGCGTTCGCCGGCGTCGCCGCCGACCTCCCGACGCGTGCGCCGCCCGACGCGACCGCCGCCGCGGAGACGGTCGACGCCGTCGCGGCGAGCGAGTTCGCGGCGACAGCCGAGCAGCCCGTCTCGGCCGACGCGGTCAGGCTCGGCCCCCACCGGATCGCCCTCCGGAACGCCGGCGGCACCGGCCGCGCGACGTTCACGTACGGTCCCGTGACGCCGGTCGCCGACGGAACGCTCCTGTGGGAGGTCGCGCAGGGGGCCGACCCCGAACACGTATTCGAGTCGCCGGCCGACTTCGCTGCGGCGGCGACCGACGCGCGGGACCGCGACCCCGACTGGCACAGTGCGGACGACCGGATCGTCGTCAGAACGGTCTCCTGGGGTGAGAAGCGTGTCACGCTGGTCGACGCGTAG
- a CDS encoding DUF7285 family protein, whose product MSRWSTRRGQTEPIAALAAVLAVGAGLALYAGLVDTTLAGGSARDATPALRRVWRAVAETGVVSPADLAAGLDTAPDGHEVRITLSAAGETWTAGPAAPADAASASRTASVRVDPGTVCVGRLRVEVWA is encoded by the coding sequence GTGTCACGCTGGTCGACGCGTAGGGGACAGACCGAACCCATCGCCGCGCTCGCGGCGGTGCTCGCGGTCGGTGCTGGTCTCGCGCTGTACGCCGGGCTGGTCGACACGACGCTGGCTGGCGGCAGCGCTCGGGACGCGACGCCGGCGCTCCGCCGGGTCTGGCGCGCCGTCGCGGAGACCGGCGTCGTCTCGCCCGCCGACCTCGCGGCCGGTCTCGACACGGCACCCGACGGGCACGAGGTCCGGATCACCCTCTCCGCGGCCGGGGAGACGTGGACTGCAGGTCCCGCCGCCCCGGCCGACGCGGCGTCGGCGTCCCGGACGGCGAGCGTCCGGGTCGACCCGGGGACGGTATGTGTCGGCCGCCTGCGCGTGGAGGTGTGGGCGTGA
- a CDS encoding DUF7284 family protein, with translation MTDRAVSTVVDAALCLLLVTGAVATLAYVPSDPDPTRATAADETADALGASTARVNYTLAVDGNELDRSAQGTLAELLADAAVANATVRGRPISPASDRYVDRATAVVADAVDRPNASVAVRAVWIPYPGSPVRGEVTAGDPPPRGADVHVATLTVPSGGPTVTTPAGDRAGYRAVARRTARSVVRTLFPPAETALTLADPATRPLAVTRYDRFAAAVGTEADPGPSGSDVGRANGRLADALTESAADEFAGSFESPHAAAAAASPGEVRIVVEVWER, from the coding sequence GTGACCGACCGCGCCGTCAGCACCGTGGTCGACGCCGCGCTGTGCCTGCTGCTCGTCACCGGCGCGGTCGCCACGCTCGCCTACGTGCCGTCCGACCCGGACCCGACCCGCGCGACCGCGGCCGACGAGACGGCCGACGCGCTCGGCGCGAGCACGGCAAGAGTCAACTACACGCTCGCCGTCGACGGGAACGAACTTGACCGGTCCGCGCAGGGCACGCTCGCCGAACTGCTCGCGGACGCCGCCGTCGCGAACGCCACCGTCAGAGGACGACCGATTTCGCCCGCCAGCGACCGGTACGTCGACCGCGCCACGGCCGTCGTTGCGGACGCCGTCGACCGGCCGAACGCGTCGGTCGCGGTGCGTGCGGTCTGGATACCGTACCCCGGATCGCCGGTCCGCGGCGAGGTGACGGCCGGCGACCCGCCGCCACGAGGAGCCGACGTGCACGTCGCCACGCTGACGGTCCCGAGCGGCGGCCCGACCGTGACGACGCCTGCTGGTGACCGGGCCGGCTACCGGGCCGTCGCCCGGCGGACCGCCCGCAGCGTCGTCCGAACGCTGTTTCCACCCGCGGAGACGGCGCTGACGCTCGCCGACCCCGCGACGCGACCGCTCGCGGTCACCCGGTACGACCGGTTCGCTGCGGCGGTGGGGACGGAGGCCGATCCCGGACCGAGTGGGTCGGACGTGGGGCGGGCGAACGGCCGGCTCGCGGACGCGCTGACCGAGTCCGCGGCCGACGAGTTCGCCGGGTCGTTCGAGTCGCCACACGCAGCCGCGGCCGCCGCGTCGCCGGGGGAAGTTCGGATCGTCGTGGAGGTGTGGGAGCGATGA
- a CDS encoding DUF7286 family protein, giving the protein MRLADDRRARVPFALVGVLLLVGSATLGVSLIDDRNGTPEVDAAAAVDRADAAVQTTVRGAVADASRRAAAAPVIEPANTTYGRAINDSSPFRDALRVRIYLAVQSRLGAVDERVRTARATASLPPVTNASDLRAAKRRVAVERTGEGQLAVAVRNVSFVAERDDRTVLRDERTVNVTVPTPVLLLHDRVRTYEGRLNRGGLDGTGFGRRVTARLYAMTWARGYAQYGGAPIANVVGNRHVELAANGAALETQRAVFGRADPGGRLALAKGTARVGITDVLAGRGLGGEAWVNYVLGEGDPPRGAIAGLGNASAGVSPGKTTTVAVNHTADAAAYDLLTGADGASLDEVIDETYETEVRLISDVRTVPPEVRPRTEPDGGNWTLNDTTRETHVSVGDGRAPLPAVPGGFHELRSYRRVVEERTVAHREWVRGNETRTTVDRWTTRHRVGLRIVGTHAAGERVPNHAVDGVHSEGGALDGRNLRGIERRAAKRLVVHRGGANDLARAAATGDDPDATATIEGQQPDRVERWVYADVAALRDRVRTISVTVQRAELATGSNPPAELAAKLRSRRADLVDAPAQYDGVADRARVAARAAYVDRTIRLLERQAAAVDETQAALNDALGDLDAVAGDRLQELIEVGQAVDQPGRHVVDTDAGPTTLRVDGAPAYLTTASVDHERVPAVAEGETYHPLVARNRNIVTVPYGDAAEQIVGKFADDTTRVDLQTAAKTLRAANSALAAVDDEGLADGRDNLRGAVRSGVREATDETAAELADATELTPGESRAVVTAGLARWDSPAARALALANGSAAAPIADAAMRRADTPGAAAWRDRVRTRLRVATTEAMADSSIRLPEGPVRTVADELRAVARTRLEGRVEDGLRNAGDRVSKRLAGTRTAVPAGVPVTPVPGYWYATANAWEIDIGGQYARFTVRAGRESPATPGGSIAYSRDGSPVSLDVDDDGERERLGRSTRVSFEASTTVLIVVPPGKSGVGDVDGQRTEESPGWPDAGPGDLKPLVR; this is encoded by the coding sequence ATGAGGCTGGCCGACGACCGCCGGGCACGCGTTCCCTTCGCCCTCGTCGGCGTTCTCCTGCTCGTGGGCAGCGCCACGCTGGGGGTGAGCCTGATCGACGACCGGAACGGGACGCCGGAGGTCGACGCGGCGGCCGCAGTCGACCGCGCCGACGCCGCGGTCCAGACGACCGTCCGGGGCGCGGTCGCCGACGCGAGCAGGCGAGCCGCGGCCGCACCCGTCATCGAACCGGCGAACACCACCTACGGCCGGGCGATCAACGACTCGTCGCCGTTCCGCGACGCGCTCCGGGTCCGGATCTATCTCGCGGTGCAGTCCCGGCTCGGTGCCGTCGACGAACGCGTCCGGACCGCCCGGGCGACCGCCTCGTTGCCGCCCGTGACGAACGCGTCCGACCTCCGGGCGGCCAAGCGTCGCGTCGCCGTCGAGCGCACCGGCGAGGGCCAACTCGCGGTCGCGGTGCGAAACGTCTCGTTCGTCGCGGAGCGCGACGACCGAACGGTGCTGCGGGACGAGCGCACGGTCAACGTCACCGTCCCGACGCCGGTGCTGCTGCTCCACGACCGCGTCCGGACGTACGAGGGGCGACTGAACCGCGGGGGGCTCGACGGCACCGGCTTCGGCCGGCGCGTCACGGCGCGGCTGTACGCGATGACCTGGGCGCGCGGCTACGCGCAGTACGGCGGCGCGCCGATCGCAAACGTCGTCGGGAACCGCCACGTCGAACTGGCGGCCAACGGCGCAGCGCTGGAGACCCAGCGCGCCGTCTTCGGCCGCGCTGACCCGGGCGGCCGCCTTGCGCTCGCCAAGGGGACGGCCCGCGTCGGGATCACCGACGTACTGGCCGGCAGGGGACTCGGCGGCGAGGCGTGGGTCAACTACGTCCTCGGGGAGGGGGATCCGCCCCGCGGCGCGATCGCCGGCCTCGGGAACGCGAGCGCCGGGGTGTCGCCCGGAAAGACGACCACCGTGGCGGTGAACCACACCGCCGACGCGGCGGCGTACGACCTGCTGACCGGAGCCGACGGGGCGAGCCTCGACGAGGTCATCGACGAGACGTACGAGACCGAGGTCCGGCTGATCTCCGACGTTCGGACCGTGCCCCCCGAGGTTCGCCCGCGCACGGAGCCGGACGGCGGCAACTGGACGCTGAACGACACCACGCGAGAGACGCACGTCTCGGTCGGCGACGGTCGCGCGCCGCTCCCGGCGGTTCCCGGCGGCTTCCACGAACTGCGATCGTACAGGCGCGTCGTCGAGGAGCGGACGGTCGCCCACCGCGAGTGGGTCAGGGGCAACGAGACCAGAACGACGGTCGACCGGTGGACGACCCGACACCGGGTCGGTCTCCGGATCGTCGGCACCCACGCCGCCGGCGAGCGCGTCCCGAACCACGCGGTCGACGGCGTTCACTCCGAGGGCGGCGCGCTCGACGGGCGGAACCTCCGGGGCATCGAACGCCGCGCGGCGAAGCGACTCGTCGTACACCGCGGCGGCGCGAACGACCTGGCGCGCGCAGCGGCGACCGGCGACGACCCGGACGCGACCGCGACGATCGAGGGGCAGCAACCGGACCGGGTGGAGCGCTGGGTCTACGCCGACGTGGCAGCACTCCGCGACCGCGTCCGAACGATCTCGGTCACGGTACAGCGGGCCGAACTCGCGACCGGGAGCAACCCGCCGGCCGAACTCGCGGCGAAGCTCCGGTCCCGGCGGGCGGACCTCGTCGACGCCCCGGCGCAGTACGACGGCGTCGCGGACCGTGCCCGCGTCGCCGCTCGCGCCGCCTACGTCGACCGGACGATCCGCCTGCTGGAGCGACAGGCCGCCGCGGTCGACGAGACGCAGGCGGCGCTGAACGACGCACTGGGCGACCTCGATGCGGTCGCTGGTGACCGGCTTCAGGAGCTGATCGAAGTCGGGCAGGCGGTCGACCAGCCGGGGCGACACGTCGTCGACACCGACGCCGGCCCGACGACCCTCCGTGTCGACGGTGCGCCCGCGTACCTCACTACGGCGTCGGTCGACCACGAGCGAGTCCCGGCGGTGGCCGAGGGAGAGACGTACCACCCGCTGGTCGCGCGAAACAGGAACATCGTCACCGTACCGTACGGCGATGCCGCCGAGCAGATCGTCGGCAAGTTCGCCGACGACACGACCCGCGTCGACCTGCAGACTGCGGCGAAGACGCTCCGGGCGGCCAACAGCGCGCTCGCCGCGGTCGACGACGAGGGGCTGGCCGACGGTCGCGACAATCTCCGGGGTGCCGTGCGGTCGGGGGTCCGCGAAGCGACCGACGAGACGGCGGCCGAACTGGCCGACGCGACGGAGCTGACCCCGGGAGAGAGTCGTGCCGTCGTCACGGCCGGTCTCGCGAGGTGGGACTCGCCCGCGGCCCGCGCGCTGGCGCTGGCGAACGGCTCGGCCGCCGCGCCGATCGCCGACGCCGCGATGCGGCGAGCCGACACGCCGGGCGCGGCGGCCTGGCGGGACAGAGTTCGGACGCGACTGCGCGTCGCGACGACCGAAGCGATGGCGGACAGTTCGATCCGCCTCCCGGAGGGTCCGGTCCGGACCGTCGCTGACGAACTCCGTGCGGTCGCGCGAACCCGGCTGGAAGGCAGGGTCGAGGACGGGCTCCGGAACGCCGGGGACCGCGTCTCGAAGCGGCTTGCTGGAACGCGGACCGCCGTCCCCGCCGGCGTGCCGGTGACGCCGGTACCGGGGTACTGGTACGCGACGGCAAACGCCTGGGAGATCGACATCGGCGGGCAGTACGCCCGCTTTACCGTCCGGGCCGGCCGTGAGTCGCCGGCGACGCCGGGCGGGTCCATCGCGTACTCGCGGGACGGCTCGCCCGTCTCGCTCGACGTTGACGACGACGGCGAACGCGAGCGGCTCGGCCGGTCGACACGCGTGTCGTTCGAGGCGTCGACGACGGTGCTCATCGTCGTCCCGCCGGGCAAGAGCGGGGTCGGCGACGTGGACGGGCAGCGGACGGAGGAGTCCCCAGGCTGGCCGGACGCCGGCCCCGGGGATCTGAAGCCACTTGTACGGTGA
- a CDS encoding DUF5791 family protein, giving the protein MFHEHRTDVDGLSPGDLRAEYDADLAAAAEHAGVETAAEAADVDPSTVEALIAGDSPDLTLEAAAAIQTLDPDAPSADTLVEMACEHLLLGMTTGVMDVDAVARELAIDLDPKEVQQKIERRAPMTFDEFVHVQHAIAGRQP; this is encoded by the coding sequence ATGTTTCACGAACATCGGACGGACGTCGACGGGCTGTCGCCCGGCGACCTGCGGGCGGAGTACGACGCTGACCTCGCGGCCGCCGCCGAGCACGCGGGCGTAGAGACCGCCGCCGAGGCGGCTGACGTCGACCCGTCGACTGTCGAGGCGCTGATAGCCGGCGACTCGCCGGACCTCACGCTGGAGGCCGCCGCGGCCATTCAGACGCTCGACCCGGACGCGCCCAGCGCGGACACGCTCGTCGAGATGGCCTGCGAGCACCTCCTGCTCGGGATGACGACGGGCGTGATGGACGTCGACGCGGTCGCCCGGGAACTGGCGATCGATCTGGACCCCAAGGAGGTCCAGCAGAAGATAGAGCGGCGCGCGCCGATGACGTTCGACGAGTTCGTCCACGTCCAACACGCCATCGCCGGGCGGCAGCCGTGA
- a CDS encoding SDR family oxidoreductase, whose protein sequence is MNVAILGCGYVGLELGRQLRDAGHDVVGVRRSDDGIAAVDDAGLTAVQADVTDRESLAAVADADALVFAASSGGRGADAARRVYVDGLRTVIAAFGERASPPDRLVYTSSTGVYGDHGGDWVDETTPLEPTTEKTRVLAEAERVAREEAAGYGIDGTVARFAGLYGPDRYRLRRYVEGPVTEGYLNMVHRDDAAGAVRYLLETDRARDDAVLVVDDEPVSKWAFADWLAEQCGVEPPEKRTKAERLADGDLSAAAKRRIQTSKRCSNDRLREMGYAFAYPTYREGYRDAVAAYRAEP, encoded by the coding sequence ATGAACGTCGCTATCCTCGGCTGTGGCTACGTCGGGCTGGAGCTGGGCCGACAGCTACGCGACGCCGGCCACGATGTCGTCGGCGTCCGGCGGTCGGACGACGGGATCGCCGCCGTCGACGACGCCGGCCTGACCGCGGTGCAGGCGGACGTGACCGACCGCGAATCGCTGGCGGCCGTCGCGGACGCGGACGCGCTGGTGTTCGCCGCAAGTTCGGGCGGGCGCGGTGCGGACGCCGCCCGGCGCGTGTACGTCGACGGGCTTCGGACGGTTATCGCCGCGTTCGGCGAGCGCGCCTCGCCGCCGGACCGGCTGGTGTACACGTCCAGCACGGGCGTGTACGGCGACCACGGCGGCGACTGGGTCGACGAGACGACGCCGCTGGAGCCGACGACCGAGAAGACGCGGGTACTCGCCGAGGCGGAGCGCGTCGCGCGGGAGGAGGCGGCCGGGTACGGCATCGACGGCACCGTCGCACGGTTCGCGGGGCTGTACGGGCCCGACAGGTACCGGCTCCGGCGGTACGTCGAGGGGCCGGTGACGGAAGGGTACCTGAACATGGTCCATCGGGACGACGCCGCCGGGGCGGTGCGGTACCTGCTGGAGACGGACCGGGCCCGCGACGACGCGGTGCTCGTCGTCGACGACGAGCCGGTTTCGAAGTGGGCGTTCGCCGACTGGCTGGCCGAGCAGTGCGGCGTGGAGCCACCCGAGAAACGGACGAAAGCGGAGCGCCTCGCCGACGGCGACCTCTCCGCGGCCGCGAAGCGACGGATCCAGACGAGCAAGCGCTGTTCGAACGACCGGCTCCGGGAGATGGGCTACGCGTTCGCGTATCCGACGTACCGCGAGGGGTACCGCGACGCGGTCGCTGCGTACCGGGCCGAACCGTAG
- a CDS encoding DHH family phosphoesterase, producing MLSLGGPATPLQVDALRELLPALSSLELALVGVGVLVLLLGIAAAVAWFRRDPGERFNRILSKRDEVTVLMHPNPDPDAMSSAMAVAAMAEAVDTEPTIQYPGEIRHQENRAFQTVLGLDLERVGRAADLTSDEVILVDHNAPRGFDGASSVEPFAVVDHHPGNGTGDDFTDVRTDYGACATILAEYFESLDAEPNPDDDDGSDLELTDELATGLLYGIQSDTNRLTKGCSGAEFEASAFLYPAVDQSALDRIANPQVSADVLETKARAIYDREVRGSFAVCDVGEVDVVDAIPQAADELTSLEGVTAVVVYGEHEGTLHLSGRSRDDRVHMGEALRAVVDDIPMADAGGHARMGGGQVSVDHMHGIGPSDGLSRDEFTGRLFAALDGDV from the coding sequence ATGTTGTCGCTTGGAGGACCCGCCACCCCGCTCCAGGTCGACGCTCTCCGGGAGCTGTTGCCGGCGCTCTCCTCCCTCGAACTGGCGCTCGTCGGGGTCGGCGTCCTCGTGTTACTGCTTGGAATCGCTGCGGCAGTCGCGTGGTTCCGTCGTGACCCGGGCGAGCGGTTCAACCGGATCCTGTCGAAGCGCGACGAGGTCACCGTGCTGATGCATCCGAACCCGGACCCCGACGCGATGTCGTCGGCGATGGCCGTGGCGGCGATGGCCGAGGCCGTCGACACCGAGCCGACGATCCAGTACCCCGGCGAGATCCGCCATCAGGAGAACCGGGCGTTTCAGACGGTACTTGGGCTGGACCTGGAACGGGTCGGGCGGGCCGCCGACCTGACGTCCGACGAGGTGATCCTCGTCGACCACAACGCCCCGCGGGGGTTCGACGGCGCGTCCTCCGTCGAGCCGTTCGCGGTCGTCGACCATCATCCCGGCAACGGGACGGGTGACGACTTCACCGACGTGCGAACCGACTACGGGGCGTGTGCGACCATCCTCGCGGAGTACTTCGAGTCGCTCGATGCGGAGCCGAACCCGGACGATGACGACGGGAGTGACCTTGAGCTAACCGACGAACTCGCGACCGGGCTCCTGTACGGGATCCAGTCCGACACGAACCGGCTGACGAAGGGCTGTTCGGGCGCGGAGTTCGAGGCCAGCGCGTTCCTCTACCCGGCCGTCGACCAGTCGGCGCTCGACCGCATCGCCAACCCGCAGGTGAGCGCTGACGTGCTGGAGACGAAGGCGCGGGCGATCTACGACCGGGAGGTGCGGGGGTCGTTCGCGGTGTGTGACGTAGGGGAGGTCGACGTGGTCGACGCCATCCCGCAGGCGGCCGACGAGCTGACGAGCCTCGAAGGCGTCACCGCGGTCGTCGTCTACGGCGAGCACGAGGGGACGCTCCACCTCTCGGGGCGCTCGCGCGACGACCGCGTCCACATGGGCGAGGCGCTCCGGGCGGTCGTCGACGACATCCCGATGGCCGACGCGGGCGGCCACGCCCGGATGGGCGGCGGGCAGGTGTCCGTCGACCACATGCACGGGATCGGTCCGTCGGACGGCCTCTCGCGCGACGAGTTCACCGGGCGGCTGTTCGCCGCGCTCGACGGCGACGTGTAG